ttattttctatagattttttttcgTATTGtagatttttattgaattttaaacaGATATATGGGATgggggggtacagaaagaaaaaaggggggagAAGGGAAGGCAATAAGAATAATACATTGCACACATTTCAATTTAACAACGTGAGTAAGATTATTTAGATTGTATATTCATGACATTTCAGGCCTATTGGCACTTCTATGCTGAATATCCTATAAAAGacttataatacatttcaatagGAAGGTTGTTCTACAGATAACCCAGAGGAGGAAATTAGTGAGCCAACCTTGAGTGTTCCTAAATGCTCATAAGTTGCTTGTAGTCAGTGGTATCTCTAAACAGGAACCACCGTAACCATGTATCCCTAAAGTCAGTATGTTGCTTTTCTGTGAGAGAGGAAAGTTCTTAAAATTTAATGAAATTTATCCAGTTCCTTGGTGTATGGGGTACAGAAGATTTCCAAAGTCTGGGGATTAGTGTCTTTGCTGCATTTAACAAGTGCATTTCTAGTTTTACGTCCGAGACACTCTCTAGTATCCTTCCCAAAACAGGATGAGTCTAATATTACCCGGCCCAATATCTGCAAGCACATCTCCATTATTGTTGACTGGTGGTTTGTGAGAAGGGGACACTCCCAGAAAATATGTAGGAGTGTGCCAATCCCAGATTTGCATCATTGCTTGCCGTTCGATACATCTGTTTCAGTTTATGTGGAGTATAATACTATCTACTTAGTAACTTATAGTTTAATTCTTGAATTTTGCAGCACCTATAGCTGAACAATAGGCTAGCCATTCTCTTCCTATGTCCTTCTTCTGAGATGTCTACCCCAAGGTTTATTTtctataggttttgaattatttgccacttcCTTCTgaatctttctagctttcaaatgggggtcacaaccccatctgaaagcaaatgctctgtaaggctacaaatgtatagttattgctacttttttattgttcatctttctatttagaccctctcctattcatattcctggatcttattcaaatcagtgcatggttgctaaggtaatttggaccctagctaccaaattGGAAATATTGCAAATTAGCGAGCTGTAAattaaaagctgaataactcaaaaaccacggctaataaaaaaactaaaaccaattgcaaatcgtctcagaatatccctttctacatcatactaaaagttaactagaaggtgaacaaccactttaaggcaAAGATGCACATTGTTTCCTTTCTCAGGACATCACAGAAGACACAGTGAGTCGTCTCTTAAGGCTGATAGAAGATGAGCTAAAACCTAAGGAAGGAAGAGAGGCTAATTCTCACAGCCTGCCATCTGACTCTCTGCAGGTTCATATCTCAGCCTGTATTTTAGCACTGTGTGGGTGGAATACCAGGTGCGTTAACAAAAATccacttttgttttattatagatattcaatattttttaccAAAATGCTTTTGTGGTTTGCTAGTCATATCTGTTCGTTTACAGAAAaaatgtgtgtgattgtgtggCCAGTTAGGTGTCAGGCGCTTCTTTTAGTACCTAGGATCCTAACCCTAAATACTACACAAATGTTGTGAAGCAGCAATCAGGAAAATTGATTGCATCCCAAGAAAAGACTaatcccaaaaatatttttataagtaTAGCAGTAGTAAAAAGATACAGATTTAGAGTGTGGCTTCactaaaaaatggaaatatttaggtTAAAAGGAACATTGAAAGAACTGTGCTTAATTAGTTCTTTCCCTCAATGTTTTCAACTGAGGAGTCCAGTTACTGGACCAATTCTGTGGACCTTTTATCTGGTATCATACCAATGAACTGGAGGAAAGCCATATTTAATAAGTGGTTTATGATTTCAACATGGCAGGCACCTGAATAAACTGGTCGACTCGGCAGCTGGCAGatgagatttagggggttatttaccaaaggttGAGTTGATTTTTACTCAAaaattttcagtcaaaactcaaattttttggttaaaaaaaaactcacatttttcagggttaaaaaacaaacaaaaaaaacctcaaattcgaAAATAATccctccagctaaaacctgttgaggtcatgttgaagtcagtggcagaggtcccttcaagcATTTGAAGATGtgtgtagccttcatgatgttttttgtcggtgggtttcactcgaaatcttgattcaagttttttgttttttttttcaccgaaaacatAACATGTGgcttcaatttgagttttcggctattcaccccaaattcactgttttccattcaagtttttttctgaaatttcaattttgaaaaaaacctcacaaacctctaacactctacctttaataaataacccccttgctgATAAATGTAAGGCTATGCATTTGGGATGCAAAAATAATCAAGCCAGTTATACCCTTAATAGTATTCACTTAGACCatccttgatggagaaggacctggAGATGCTAATATAATATCCGTTAGCAGCAGGAAGGGCCAGCAAGGTATTATTCCGTTATCGGGGTATCGATTAATTGGAGGAGATGGTAATTCTCCCTCTTTACCAAGCACTGGTAAAGTCCTATCCAAAATATGCACTGCAGTTTTTATTTGCAATCTTGTTATCCTGGTGATGAGAGTCCAGTGAACTTTATACTTGTTTTttagtaatacatttttattgtttttagctTTTCCTCCGGGTCTTTGTGTATCATTAATTGCCCTCGCTGCATGAGAAAAGTCGGGCTTTGGGCCTTTCAGCAGTTAGAAACTGTAGAGTTGGACAACTCTTTGAGTGCTCCTGGCACACCTGTTTCTCCAGCTGAGGGTCATGAAAGGAGCCCTCTTGGATTTATGTCACCAAGCAGGAGGGTTACACGTAGCCGTGATGCTGAACAGGTAAGATTTGTTCACAGATACTGGAGATTCTCTTAGGAAAGAATTATTTTTTGGAAAAGCCAGTTACTATTACGGATGATATAAAATTATATGAGGGGTAAAGACCGCAATAAAGAAGAATGGGGGTGTCGGGGGCAGTACAACAAACCAACAAGAAACTTGAAATAAGAGAATTATGAGCCACATAGTGGCAAATTGACTTCATTGTGGTTCAGTATGTAGCACTTTATCTTGAAGTACTGAGGTTCTAAGTTTGATTCTAATTTGGGCACtgtaaggagtttgcatgttcttCTGGTATCTGCATGGGTTTCATCCAGGAACTCTGGTTTCCTCTCACACTttaaaacatacaggcagtttaatGGGCTCCTGTGTGTGATTGACCAGAGGTGGGGGAAATAAATCTATCTACCCATATATATTAGAACGAAAGTgctaatatatgtatgtatgtatgtatgtatatgtatgtatgtgtgtgtgtgtgtgtgtgtgtgtgtgtgtgtatgtatgtatatatatgtatatatttttgtgctgGAGTAGTAAATGCATACTACATATATCTATTGCAGAGCCCTGCTTTTGCCTATGGTAGGACGAGAAGCTCTGACCTCTTAAGCCCAGCAGATTCAGAAGCTGTACGGAATCGTCCTGTGACACGCAGCATGGGGCAGGGTGAAAACACTGGGCTTGGCAATGAGTTGCACTCCAGTCCACACCGTAGGGCCAAACGCCCTCGACTCTGCTCCAGCAGTAGCTCTGTGAGTACACTGCAGTCATCTTCTTgattaaaaaaagcacagaatgctaaCATATATATCAGATCTGTCAACCACAGATATTAGTtatttaaatgtactgtatgtgtgattttgctatattttaatacaaatatgttaattgaataaatgttttgcagtgctCCAGAATACGCTATGTATGTCTTTAAAGGACAACCAAATTTATAATAAACACTAAgaacaaatatggctagaaatgtagTAAAGGTTCAGAATCTTAATAactgtaatgatccaggccttaaaCTTTGAGCACAGGCACCGTCTTAAATTTTCTTGGAGGAGTGTCCGTTAAATTGAACGTGCTCAGCTtgttttgagcagctgttgaaaagctacgCTAAGATCATGTTTCAAATCATTAAgcggaaaaaaacaccaagacaaattaaactttaaaatcgcaaagcctttattaagaaataacttaccgaaactccgcttcagCTCCGCttctcctctctggctatctcctacaaggaaggcagggaagagaaattgagcgccgcacaatggatcacgatcgccttttctaaagaggagcgcaagcggagtttcggtaagtcaTTTTTtgataaagacttagtgattttaaagtttaatttgtcttggtgttttttttcaatttattctaACAAataagttggtccctaagcttaggTAACTCAGAGCAGCTCTGACCATAAGCTGGGAATCAAATGAAGATGGGGAAATATTAAGGGCATCTTCAGATtcacagattttcactgatctTCAAGGCTGTGCTTGCCTTGGAGGTAAAGAACCCCAAAACATCATATGCAGCagttctagcctacttctttaccATTCTTTTAAAGGACGACCGttacacattttacatttgctttaGTGGGCAAGGAACAGCTTCTATCCACCGCATTTAATGAGCAGTGGTGCTAAACCAgcctttaatattaattaattaataggcCAAAAGTAACAGGCCCGTTTGAGTGGTTTggtaaatattaaaacaaatcaaCTTTTATCATTGGTCAGGCCTTCTGGAATCCTTATTCCAGACCAGCAAAAAGACCCAATGATCTGTGACGTTCAGTCCCATTGAAGAGGCTTCGATCAATCCATTATGAATAGTTCCCGTTTGTTATTCACTGatctttgcaaaaataaatacttatgaATGTTAAGGACCTTTCAAAATCGATTTATTGTTCCATAACAATCATTAGTAAACCAGCCCCGTATTCTAAACATGCTAGACCTTAAGTTTTcagcttctttaccagcccaatgCCATTACCGATGTGTTCTTTAGTAGTGCTCCATTCTTTTCGCTGGTTTCAGTTACTTAAGCTTAGAATCAACTCTCCGTATTCTttatatgtacaatataaaaCCCACATTAGTTCGTAATTCACTCTAGTAATTAGTTTAGATTAACATGACAGAATAGAAAGAAGTGCAGTTTGTGTCAGAATTAGTGAGCAGCCCTACAACAATAGCTACTATAACAGATATAAACTCACTGTTTGATAATTTACAAAAACCcataaacttagcttctcaacagcagatCACTGGAATGCAAAATATAGCCAAAAGGAGCCTAGATTATGAGCTACTTTGGACAATGTCATGGTACAAtaaatttaatatgtaaattgaAGGCATTTCTAGCACATTTTCTTTTAGGATTTAATTTGCTTCTTAAGGTACTGTTAATCAATACTACCATTCTGCTATTAAGCTAATATAGAAGTCAGAAGGGTTTTATAAACatagattggttgctattggcaactgccaTTTTGCACTTATGCATGTCTGTTGTTTTCTATTAATTCATGTCTACCCTGTTTTTATTCAGGACACTTCTCCTAGGAGCTGCTTTGATCCACTGTCTCAGCACAGGAGTTGGTGCCCTTGGGTTAATGTGTGCCAGGCAAGTGGAACAAACACAATGGGATCGGAAATCCAAGAGGAAGCCAGGAGAAAGGAGTATGGCTGGAAGGAGGTTTTAAAAGTGCTCCTTGCTGAGGAAAATTCCAGAACCATATCTAACCCTGATACCTCTGTAAGTGCAAAGCAATAGAAACATAATTCTTTGGAACAGTTAAACATGCATTCTTACTACTCTATTAAGGGTACATAGAAAGCATAATGAGTGCAATTTCTTAGGTGGGATTGTTTTTACTTCATGCTTGCAATCCACTTCTACATATAAGGCATTAGATATGGAGTaccagtagaacccccattttacgtttttcaggggaccagaaaaaaatggtgtaaaatccaggaaaatgaaaaatcagggaaatgtattatgcataatatataggtgggaccacaaatcaacaatgtaaaatgaggggaaacttaaaatcaggatgtaaaattgaggtttcgtTGTACATTGCTTTTCTGTGTACTTTATTACATAGTACACCTGTATGACATGGGGTGCGTACTGGTGCCTAATTTGAAACACCGGTTCCAAACCTGAGAGCAAATGttaggttaaataaataaatatataattactgcagtgtgtatgtgtaatgAAATGTTCTTTTCACCTGGAAAATCAGTACATTTCATCTTGTTTTAGAGCGTTCCAGAAAAATCCCACAAGGTCTTCAGGATCTTTCGCCAGTGGCAGCTGGCAGCTTCTTCATGAAAACCCACAGATATCCCTTTTATTCCTAAACGGGACCTCTTTGTCATTTCAAACTGTGAAAATGCCGATCTTGACTGTAGTTTTTGATATCAGAATGGAGCTGTTGATACCAATGTGTCTATATAATTCCCTCTCTAATTTTACATCATTGAAATGAGATCCTATATCTGGACTGCTGGTACAGTAAAGAAAACAACACATCTGCTGAAGTGTTTTCTTTGCCTCACAGGCATTAATAGGTCAATGGGTAAAATAGTTCCTACCAAATGTcgtcacacacacaaataaaggaTCTAAGCAATATATTTGGTGAGGTATGGGAATACAGAAGTAGTGCAAAGACTGGGATTCAAGTGGTAGAATTTCAGTTTTTGATAACTATTTTGTTGATATCAAAATTGGATATGTGAATACCTTTATTAAATATAGGTGTTatgaacattgttttgtttttatttgcctttttaagaAGTGCTACTGGTCACCCACTACCCACAATAAATATCTGAGCAATAATTGTCTGCCCAGAGCAATTGCTGCTGCTTCCTATTAACAGTGCCCTGTAAACAAATGAGACCTTTTACTTATTTTCAATCTACCGAATAACAAATCTGATACTGAAATTGTGTTCTCTGTGATATGTTTATGCTAGTGCACAAATAGGCAAGACTAGAATGAAAGTAGCGCTATTGTCTGAGTTAACAGACTGTGTTCCAGTATTTCCTTCTATCCGACCCCATACATGGGATGTTGAGACCGGCTTATACACAGGAGCTAAAGTGGCCCTGACAATAGGTTGGTCATTCAAGGATAGCCTGAACTGAAAAGTCTGAAGACCACTGCTATGGAACACAATCAAGTTTCAGTGTTACTCTCCAAAGTTCCTATATCTATAATTTGGATGAAATCcagtggaaaaataaatgtgtcaattaGTAAGTGTTGTATCCTCCCAAGTTGAAGTACATTGTCTGTAATGTATGATCTCCCTTGGACTAATTATACTACTCAACCTTTATCCCTAAATCCAAAAACTGTATACAAACTAAAGTTTtggatttcttaaaggagaactaaacaccccaTACCAGCGCccccccccttaactgcctggcatcgccacccccctctccccccccccttgcactgcacatttgttaaaaaaaatctgaccctaaaatgcagagcagtggagctccagggcaccatcttctgccattttgtattctttttggACTCGAAGCCGACACAAAGTCTGCGGGAGCATGCACaattgggccaagtcaggaatctgcTTCAACTGTTTTTGATGCACAGTTTGGGGAAGGGGGGCAATGCCAGGCAGCTAAGGGGGGCTTTTTTGGtacaggggtttagttctcaAAAGCTTAGCTGCTCAGCAATGTGCTCCTTacagtattaaagtggacctgtcacccagacacaaaaatctgtataataaaagtccttttcaaattaaacatgaaatacaatttaaattttttattaaagcattcatagctgttgtaaactcatttaaaaatctcgactgtcaatcaagtattgtctgcccctcctctatgccaatggcatagaggcggggcagacaattactttctctttccattaagcacttcctagatgtcactgttctccccacattcccccgttctcttcaccatttgaTTGTGTAGTCAGGacatggaaatggacatcaggtcccccattcaggtgcacaaacaagattctgagaagatacaagacttgtcttaataacagtgtccacaaaatggctcctgcctgcttgctataattatgaattcccagactgaaggaaacaagattcaaataatttatatagtgtaattaaagttcattttgcttgactaatgtgataaaatatgattttgacgggtcccctttaagctttaacccccccaccccaaacaattttttttgactgcTGCCTACTGGATCTTTAGTTAGAAATCTTACAATTATAGATTAACTTTGTATTAATTTATAGCTGGTTATGTATTGTACCTCAGGATAATCTACAGTTTACAGGATTTACCTTCATTCTATGAAACTTTATATAGAGGTCGAGGTATGTTATCATTTTCTGAAGTGCCTTTATAGCAACTTTATAAATTAGAAGGATAGATATCAAAGTAATTATATTAcggatgcaccatatccactattttaggattcggccaaataccgaaccgaaccctaatttgcatatgtaacttATGGAAAAAAGGATGactctaaatcctgctgaaaaagagtGGAAGATGGTGGGCTGGATTGcgtgcatccctaaattatagTGATCTAGGGCTTTGGATCTAGCAGTGAGGACTCTCGTAGCTGTAAATGGTCAATAACTGTTTTAATACCAACAGGGTTATAAATTCATTTACTACTAGAGTCCTGTCCAGAGACATTTTTGCTGATGGCAAGATACAGTTTTTTACATTATATACTAAGGAATTAACTTCTTAGATACTTTCCTGGTGAAAAGAGGAACATCAAAGGAGAACAGTGCAACAAAAAGAATGCATTTTATCAGGGCTATAACTATGGGTAGACCGTGGCGGGAATACAGGCTATGGGAGGGAGGACTGCTTCAAAAAGCCGATGTGATCCTCAACCTGGTGTGATTTTTTAAACCTTCCCAACCAACATCTCCATGATTTTCATCCAGATAAGTCAGGTaggcccgtcggagggccccatacataattggtctgttggcagcttttgtCTGGCCCTGACCTTACATAATTGGGATAACATTCGGTTGGTTGGGGAAGGTGAGGTATTGGTAAAGCAGTAGATGAGCCAACTGACCACAGTAAACACTTTACCAAATGGCCATAtttcaaggaaaacaaaatagACATTTTAACTGCATAGTATTACTAATGTCATCATTTTGAGGGAGGGGCAGAAGGAATCCTAGAATAACAGGCAGTGAGGTCACATTACTTTAAATGAACACAACACTTAAAAGTATACAATGACATACTCCCCCTTTGCAAACATTTCAATATGTAGTATGCAATACAAGAAACCAATGCAGAACCTGTTTGGCAGGGACATGGGTTAAAATGGTTAACAGATTCTAGGTCTGAGCAACAGTTTTTAAGTATGAGTGATATATGACTGCATGTACACAGTAATTACTCGGCTATATTTAATATAGATTTGAATATAGATTTAAAGTTGTAACTAGGTAAGTTGTGTAAGCCTTGGAAGTGTGCCGCATAGTGCATAGCTGTAGTGTTAGTCATACAATAAATGAATGCTTGAATGCACAATAAACAAAGTCATAGGTAattacaagtatttataaagtggcaacatGTTCCACAGAGCTGTACAATAGATTTCATATGAACATATAATCTATACAAACTGTAGGGCCCtgctccatagagcttacaatacAAAATGTGAAAGTACTATGACACACAAGATCTGTACATGTCTTAGCAGCTTTTCAtgtggtctttattttttatagtttttgaatcgtttgtctttttttctccctttttagcTATCAGATAGAGGTCATTGACCCcaacagccaaaaactattggtctatgaggctacaatttattgttattgttcacTTTTTAGTACTCTTCTTACTgttcaggcactctcctattcatcttccattatatatttattatacagacaTACCCAATTTCACAGATTGCCCTTTAATAGACTTGGGGCTATTGATAGATGCTGAATGAATGCTAAAGTAATGTTAAAAGCAGGAACCAAAATATAACATGGAAATTTGGTTTAGTTCTGTCCATATGTGTGTTGTTAGATTTGTACTTCAACTGGGAGGCTGATAGAGGAAGGAGGCTACTGagacattttaaaatatgggCCTCAAATTTACTGAAATTAGTTCTCAGTGTCTTATTgccaagaaagattttttttaataatcagaaAAGTTGCCAGAAACTCATCCTCTTTGCTATTTTTGAGCTAGTCTTCACAGCAAAGGTTTAGAATTTAGAGTCCAATCATgataaaaggtatttaaggtggccaattgcaggttgtacttctgtttgactctcctctgaagagtgacagcatgggatcctcaaagcaactctcaaaagatctgaaaacaaagattgttcagtatcatggttaggggaaggctacaaaaagctatctcagaggtttaaactataaggaatgtaatcaggaaatagaaggtcacaggcacagttgctgtaaaacccaggtctgactggccaagaaaaatacaggagcgaacatatgcggaggattgtgagaatggttacagacaaaacaaagatcacctccaaaggcttgaaagaacatcttgctgcagataaagtatctgtacattgttctacaattcagctcgatttgcacaaagaacatctttatGACAGTGTGATGAGACAGAAGCCCTTTTTGCACTTatgccacaaacagtcgcttgttgtatttagacaagccacagtcattttggaacaaagtgctttggactttgctttagaacactgcattccaagaaaagcatctgctacctactgtcaaatttggtggaggttccatcatggcGGCTAGTTCAAGGACTGAGGCcctgagggtcggatgaattcaacccaatatcaacaaattcttcaggataatgttcaagcatcagtcacaaagttgaggTTACAcagaggttggatattccaacaagacaatgaccctaaacacacttggaaatctacaaagacatttatgcagagggagaagtacaatattcgggaatggccgtcacagtcccccgacgtGAAtgtcatcgaaaatctatgggatgatttgaagcaggctgtccatgctcgggaGCCATTGGTTCATCATcaaacttttagtaagttatagaatggctaattgtaagcaattggtcttcgttgtttattttgtatagttttggaattatttgtttcTAGGGTaacttgggccctagcaaccagattgcggaaatagcagactggagaactgctatataaaaagtgatttatctcaaaaaccacaaataataaaaaataaaaaccaattgcaaattgtatcagaatatcactctctacatcacactaaaagtaaccctaaaggtgaacaacccctttaactgaactgaagagattttgtatggacgaatggtcaaaaataccgccatccagaatacAGACACTCATTAAAGGCAATAGGAGACGTCCAGAGgcagttacatttgcaaaacgaggctcaactaagtattgatgtaatacctctgttggggtgcccacatttatgcacctgtctaattttgttatgatgcatattttctgttaatccaataaactttttgccaatgctgaaatactactgtttccataaggcatgttatatattaaaaggaagttgctactttgaatgctcagccaatgataaacaaaactccaaagaatttagAGGGGTTCCCAACTTTTTCacatgattgtgtgtgtgtgtgtgtgtgtgtgtgtgtgtgtgtgtgtgtgtgtgtgtgtgtgtgtgtgtgtgtgtgtgtgtgtgtgtgtgtgtgtgtgtgtgtgtgtgtgtgtgtgtgtgtgtgtgtgtgtgtgtgtgtgtgtcacttattatatctgttggttaagtatgaATACTTACgtcatagtttttctttaataaaataagcAAAGTCCATAGAAgataaagggtatggaaagtctcTGTTATGAGTAAAGGTTAGCTAAGTTGGCcatgtttacactggagaagaggtgggAGGGTGCATGCAGCTGTCTCCATGGTTTGCCACAAACCTAAGTCAGGACAGCTAGCACAACTGGTCAGCTGCTGAATGAGGCAGTGCCATAAAAGAGAGACACATTGTAATACACCTCCTAGCTAGTTAGCTGCACAATTGTGTCATCGGCCAGCTGTTGCAAAACTGGAAAACATCAGATCTCTAGCTACACCCAATATTTAATTCCTGTTGTGTTGCACAGGAGAAGCATACCAAAGAGATGTGTATATGATATAAACAAGACAGGTCTATTAATaactaaaaatacataaaaatgacaCAGTGGAAAACAATTAACCTTTTTAGTGCCAGCAGAATGTTGCATATCATTTGTACTCACTGCCAGCTGTTTTATGCTCTATTTCTTTAGGGGTTTGCTGGAAGGAGGAACTTTTTGTAACCTAGAAGTGAACAATACCTATGACACACTCCATGTAATAATCTCATCTGAAATTCCACGTGaaggaactacaggtatgggatccattatctggaaaaaccattatccagaaagctccgaattacggaaaggctgtctcccatagactccatttcatccaaataatacaaatttaaaaaaacagtacatgtacttgatccaaactaatatataattaatccttattagaagcaaaaccagcctattgggttttaatggttacttgattttctagtagacttaaggtatgaagatccaaattaaggaagatccattatctggaaaaccccaggtaccgcacattctggataaccggtcccagggctggatttacatagcgggcgctcCTAGGCCTCCTGTAGTTCGTCACCCTTGTCTCCTACCCTTTATTTgcgcaatggggattggcacacagggaGTTTAAAAACTGTCGTATTGCCTgcgcatccccaatgtttctgaaccaatatggatgtggttgggcagtatgccgccccct
Above is a genomic segment from Xenopus laevis strain J_2021 chromosome 3L, Xenopus_laevis_v10.1, whole genome shotgun sequence containing:
- the zc3hc1.L gene encoding NIPA-like protein (The RefSeq protein has 1 substitution compared to this genomic sequence), which gives rise to MATTCEEVLVSPVKSTAVTPLKIRELINEGIVCGERSGIGRKEASETPEENTAFEDLPGNNSYESTSKDAFFSRVESFSSLKWAGKPPELCPLICAKYGWCNIECDMLKCSSCNAYLCASLQPILDFSKYKQRCVELQEALRKAHEKFCFWPDSPCPEHFWALLVTEPSSVLSDFVERFHNLCHLEMQLPSLKHEDVKSMDITEDTVSRLLRLIEDELKPKEGREANSHSLPSDSLQVHISACILALCGWNTSFSSGSLCIINCPRCMRKVGLWAFQQLETVELDNSLSAPGTPVSPAEGHERSPLGFMSPSRRVTRSRDAEQSPAFAYGRTRSSDLLSPADSEAVRNRPVTRSMGQGENTGLGNELHSSPHRRAKRPRLCSSSSSDTSPRSCFDPLSQHRSWCPWVNVCQASGTNTMGSEIQEEARRKEYGWKEVLKVLLAEENSRTISNPDTSSVPEKSHKVFRIFRQWQLAASS